The following coding sequences are from one Hippopotamus amphibius kiboko isolate mHipAmp2 chromosome 9, mHipAmp2.hap2, whole genome shotgun sequence window:
- the ESAM gene encoding endothelial cell-selective adhesion molecule isoform X2, with the protein MVSLPQSPATNLLRFFFLGLTTLVSPSRAQVELHVPASLTKLRAVEGEEVVLPVWYTLQGEVSSTKPKPSEVPTVMWFLLEGKNMNMSQVLAHINGVTSSKPGASLVYPMPSRNVSLRLQGLQEKDSGPYLCSVNLQDSQGTVRGHSSKTLELNVLVPPAPPSCRLRGVPHVGTNVTLSCQSPRSKPAAQYQWVRSPPSSQVFFAPVLGPEATVVAGAVVGTMVGLGLLCGLVLLYQRRGKALEEPANDIKEDAIAPRTLPWPKGSDTISKNGTLSSVTSARALRPPQGPPRPGALTPTPSLSSQVLPSPRMPRTDGAHPQTVSPSPGGVSSSALSRMGAVPVMVPAQSQAGSLV; encoded by the exons ATGGtttccctgccccagtcccctGCGACCAACTTGCTGAGGTTTTTCTTCCTGGGGCTGACTACTCTCG TGTCCCCCTCGCGGGCCCAAGTGGAGCTGCACGTGCCCGCCAGCCTCACCAAGTTGCGGGCGGTAGAGGGAGAGGAAGTGGTGCTTCCGGTGTGGTACACCCTGCAAGGGGAGGTGTCTTCGACCAAGCCCAAGCCTTCGGAGGTGCCTACCGTGATGTGGTTCTTACTGGAAGGGAAGAATATGAATATGAGCCAG GTGTTGGCGCACATCAATGGGGTCACATCAAGCAAACCTGGAGCATCCCTGGTCTACCCCATGCCCTCCCGGAACGTGTCACTGCGGCTGCAGGGCCTCCAGGAGAAAGACTCTGGGCCCTACCTCTGTTCTGTGAACTTACAGGACAGTCAAGGCACTGTTCGAGGTCACAGCAGCAAAACTTTAGAACTCAATGTGCTGG ttcctccagctcctccatcCTGCCGCCTCCGGGGCGTGCCCCACGTGGGGACCAACGTGACCCTGAGCTGCCAGTCCCCAAGGAGTAAGCCTGCTGCCCAATACCAGTGGGTGCGGTCACCCCCATCCTCCCAGGTTTTCTTTGCACCTGTTTTAG GGCCTGAGGCTACGGTGGTTGCTGGAGCTGTTGTGGGCACCATGGTTGGACTGGGGCTGCTGTGTGGGCTGGTCCTCTTGTACCAACGCCGGGGCAAGGCCCTAGAAGAGCCAGCCAATGATATCAA GGAGGATGCCATCGCTCCCCGGACACTGCCCTGGCCCAAGGGCTCAGACACAATCTCCAAGAATGGGACCCTTTCCTCTGTTACCTCGGCGCGAGCCCTCCGGCCACCCCAAGGCCCTCCCAGGCCTGGTGCATTGACCCCCACACCCAGCCTCTCCAGTCAGGTCCTACCCTCACCCAGGATGCCCAGGACAGATGGGGCCCACCCTCAGACAGTATCCCCCAGCCCTGGTGGAGTCTCTTCCTCTGCTCTGAGCCGAATGGGTGCTGTCCCCGTGATGGTGCCCGCCCAGAGTCAGGCTGGGTCTTTGGTGTGA
- the ESAM gene encoding endothelial cell-selective adhesion molecule isoform X3, producing MWFLLEGKNMNMSQVLAHINGVTSSKPGASLVYPMPSRNVSLRLQGLQEKDSGPYLCSVNLQDSQGTVRGHSSKTLELNVLVPPAPPSCRLRGVPHVGTNVTLSCQSPRSKPAAQYQWVRSPPSSQVFFAPVLDAIHGSLSLKNLSTSMSGVYICKAHNEVGSAQCNVTLKVSTGPEATVVAGAVVGTMVGLGLLCGLVLLYQRRGKALEEPANDIKEDAIAPRTLPWPKGSDTISKNGTLSSVTSARALRPPQGPPRPGALTPTPSLSSQVLPSPRMPRTDGAHPQTVSPSPGGVSSSALSRMGAVPVMVPAQSQAGSLV from the exons ATGTGGTTCTTACTGGAAGGGAAGAATATGAATATGAGCCAG GTGTTGGCGCACATCAATGGGGTCACATCAAGCAAACCTGGAGCATCCCTGGTCTACCCCATGCCCTCCCGGAACGTGTCACTGCGGCTGCAGGGCCTCCAGGAGAAAGACTCTGGGCCCTACCTCTGTTCTGTGAACTTACAGGACAGTCAAGGCACTGTTCGAGGTCACAGCAGCAAAACTTTAGAACTCAATGTGCTGG ttcctccagctcctccatcCTGCCGCCTCCGGGGCGTGCCCCACGTGGGGACCAACGTGACCCTGAGCTGCCAGTCCCCAAGGAGTAAGCCTGCTGCCCAATACCAGTGGGTGCGGTCACCCCCATCCTCCCAGGTTTTCTTTGCACCTGTTTTAG ATGCCATCCATGGGTCTTTAAGCCTCAAAAACCTTTCTACTTCCATGTCTGGAGTGTATATCTGCAAGGCCCACAATGAGGTGGGCAGTGCCCAGTGCAATGTGACCCTGAAAGTGAGCACAG GGCCTGAGGCTACGGTGGTTGCTGGAGCTGTTGTGGGCACCATGGTTGGACTGGGGCTGCTGTGTGGGCTGGTCCTCTTGTACCAACGCCGGGGCAAGGCCCTAGAAGAGCCAGCCAATGATATCAA GGAGGATGCCATCGCTCCCCGGACACTGCCCTGGCCCAAGGGCTCAGACACAATCTCCAAGAATGGGACCCTTTCCTCTGTTACCTCGGCGCGAGCCCTCCGGCCACCCCAAGGCCCTCCCAGGCCTGGTGCATTGACCCCCACACCCAGCCTCTCCAGTCAGGTCCTACCCTCACCCAGGATGCCCAGGACAGATGGGGCCCACCCTCAGACAGTATCCCCCAGCCCTGGTGGAGTCTCTTCCTCTGCTCTGAGCCGAATGGGTGCTGTCCCCGTGATGGTGCCCGCCCAGAGTCAGGCTGGGTCTTTGGTGTGA
- the VSIG2 gene encoding V-set and immunoglobulin domain-containing protein 2 produces MEPRELSPRGRRGPSPSHLSASLTIFSAPPAPGLAVEVKVPMEPLSAPVGHTAELTCSYSTSVGDNFALEWSFVQPGRPVSASQPILYFTNGQLYPTGSKAERASLLQDPPTGGVATLKLTDVHPSDTGTYLCQVNNPPDFYSNGLGLINLTVLVPPSRPSCSQSGQTSVGGSAALRCSSSVGAPRPVYNWVHLGSSPTPSPGSMVQDDVSGQLILTNLSLASSGTYRCVATNQMGSASCELTLSVTDPSKGQVAGAVIGVLLGLLFLSVAVFCLIRFQKERRKRPKETYGGSDLREDAIAPGISKQTSVRADSSSGLLERPPSASTVTITKSKLPMVV; encoded by the exons atggagcccAGGGAGTTGAgccccaggggaaggagagggccAAGCCCGAGTCATCTAAGCGCTTCTCTCACCATCTTCTCggcgcccccagccccagggctggcTGTGGAGGTGAAGGTGCCCATGGAGCCCCTGAGCGCACCAGTGGGCCACACCGCCGAGCTGACCTGCAGCTACAGCACGTCGGTGGGAGACAACTTTGCCCTGGAGTGGAGCTTCGTGCAGCCTGGGAGGCCCGTCTCGGCATCCCAACCC ATCCTGTACTTCACCAATGGCCAGCTGTATCCAACTGGTTCTAAGGCAGAGAGGGCCAGCCTGCTTCAGGACCCCCCCACAGGAGGAGTGGCCACCCTGAAGCTGACTGATGTCCACCCCTCAGACACGGGAACCTACCTCTGCCAAGTTAACAACCCGCCAGATTTCTACAGCAATGGGTTGGGTCTCATCAACCTTACTGTGCTGG TGCCCCCCAGTAGACCCTCGTGCAGTCAGAGTGGTCAAACCTCCGTGGGGGGCTCTGCTGCACTGAGATGCAGCTCTTCAGTGGGAGCCCCCAGGCCAGTGTACAACTGGGTCCACCTTGGATCTTCTCCTACACCTTCTCCTGGCAGCATGGTGCAAG ATGATGTGTCTGGCCAGCTCATTCTCACCAATCTCTCCCTGGCCTCGTCGGGCACCTACCGCTGTGTGGCCACCAACCAGATGGGCAGTGCATCCTGTGAGCTGACCCTCTCCGTGACTG ACCCTTCCAAAGGCCAAGTGGCTGGGGCTGTGATCGGGGTGCTGCTGGGCCTGCTGTTCTTGTCAGTCGCTGTGTTCTGCCTGATAAGGTtccagaaagagaggaggaagaggcccAAGGAGACATATGGGGGTAGTGACCTACG GGAGGATGCCATCGCACCTGGGATTTCTAAGCAAACTTCTGTGAGGGCCGATTCTAGCAGTGGGCTCCTGGAGAGGCCCCCCTCTGCCAGCACTGTGACGATCACCAAGTCTAAGCTCCCTATGGTTGTCTGA
- the NRGN gene encoding neurogranin: MDCCTESACSKPDDDILDIPLDDPGANAAAAKIQASFRGHMARKKIKSGERGRKGPGPGGPGGAGGARGGAGGGPSGD; the protein is encoded by the exons ATGGACTGCTGCACC gagAGCGCCTGCTCCAAGCCAGACGACGACATTCTAGACATCCCGCTGGACGATCCGGGTGCCAACGCGGCCGCTGCCAAAATCCAGGCGAGTTTCCGGGGCCACATGGCGCGGAAGAAGATAAAGAGCGGAGAGCGCGGCCGGAAGGGCCCGGGCCCCGGGGGGCCGGGCGGAGCTGGGGGCGCCCGGGGAGGCGCGGGCGGCGGCCCCAGCGGAGACTAG
- the MSANTD2 gene encoding myb/SANT-like DNA-binding domain-containing protein 2 isoform X4 produces MEEYSQEDWGNHSQDLHGYPTDQELDEIPVTKRTLKIKQESSEEAQKRDIMQNIVQILESVQLKWELFQSWTDFSRLHLSNKLAIFGIGYNTRWKEDIRYHYAEISSQVPLGKRLREYFNSEKPEGRIIMTRVQKMNWKNVYYKFLEITISEARCLELHMEIDWIPIAHSKPTGGNVVQYLLPGGIPKSPGLYAIGYEECVERPPSPHMERRSLDPGKEGRADLETLSAQASLQVEIEPTRIIYCYLGIAEVRTLQQCLFLHFQANTKTFSKDWVGINGFLSQNCIVDPGVSPKSIYIKFVEVERDFLSAGSLVECLEKAIGYPLKFNN; encoded by the exons ATGGAGGAGTATTCACAGGAGGACTGGGGAAACCACAGTCAGGATCTCCATGGCTATCCAACAGATCAGGAATTGG ATGAAATACCTGTCACaaagagaacattaaaaataaaacaagagtcTTCTGAAGAAGCACA gAAAAGAGACATCATGCAGAATATTGTACAGATTTTGGAATCAGTACAGTTGAAATGGGAACTGTTTCAGAGCTGGACAGACTTTTCAAGGCTTCATCTTTCTAATAAACTGGCCATTTTTGGAATTGGTTATAACACCCGTTGGAAAGAGGATATCCGTTACCATTATGCTGAGATCAGCTCCCAGGTGCCCCTTGGCAAGCGCCTCAGGGAGTACTTCAATTCTGAGAAGCCCGAGGGACGGATCATCATGACCCGAGTGCAGAAAATGAACTGGAAAAATGTTTACTACAAATTTCTGGAGATCACTATCAGTGAAGCGAGGTGCCTGGAGCTGCACATGGAAATTGACTGGATACCCATTGCCCACTCCAAGCCAACTGGTGGGAACGTTGTTCAGTATTTATTGCCAGGGGGCATTCCCAAAAGCCCAGGCCTTTATGCCATTGGCTACGAAGAGTGTGTTGAGAggcccccctcaccccacatGGAGCGACGTTCGCTGGACCCAGGAAAGGAGGGCCGGGCTGACTTGGAAACGCTTTCAGCACAAGCCTCACTACAGGTGGAGATAGAACCCACCCGAATTATCTATTGCTACCTCGGCATCGCTGAGGTCAGGACTCTGCAGCAATGCTTATTTTTACACTTCCAAGCAAATACCAAAACCTTCAGCAAAGATTGGGTTGGTATTAATGGGTTTTTGTCTCAGAACTGTATTGTGGATCCTGGAGTTTCCCCCAAATCCATCTATATCAAATTTGTAGAAGTCGAGAGGGATTTTCTTTCCGCTGGCTCTTTAGTTGAGTGCCTGGAAAAAGCCATTGGCTACCCCTTAAAATTTAACAACTGA
- the ESAM gene encoding endothelial cell-selective adhesion molecule isoform X1, giving the protein MVSLPQSPATNLLRFFFLGLTTLVSPSRAQVELHVPASLTKLRAVEGEEVVLPVWYTLQGEVSSTKPKPSEVPTVMWFLLEGKNMNMSQVLAHINGVTSSKPGASLVYPMPSRNVSLRLQGLQEKDSGPYLCSVNLQDSQGTVRGHSSKTLELNVLVPPAPPSCRLRGVPHVGTNVTLSCQSPRSKPAAQYQWVRSPPSSQVFFAPVLDAIHGSLSLKNLSTSMSGVYICKAHNEVGSAQCNVTLKVSTGPEATVVAGAVVGTMVGLGLLCGLVLLYQRRGKALEEPANDIKEDAIAPRTLPWPKGSDTISKNGTLSSVTSARALRPPQGPPRPGALTPTPSLSSQVLPSPRMPRTDGAHPQTVSPSPGGVSSSALSRMGAVPVMVPAQSQAGSLV; this is encoded by the exons ATGGtttccctgccccagtcccctGCGACCAACTTGCTGAGGTTTTTCTTCCTGGGGCTGACTACTCTCG TGTCCCCCTCGCGGGCCCAAGTGGAGCTGCACGTGCCCGCCAGCCTCACCAAGTTGCGGGCGGTAGAGGGAGAGGAAGTGGTGCTTCCGGTGTGGTACACCCTGCAAGGGGAGGTGTCTTCGACCAAGCCCAAGCCTTCGGAGGTGCCTACCGTGATGTGGTTCTTACTGGAAGGGAAGAATATGAATATGAGCCAG GTGTTGGCGCACATCAATGGGGTCACATCAAGCAAACCTGGAGCATCCCTGGTCTACCCCATGCCCTCCCGGAACGTGTCACTGCGGCTGCAGGGCCTCCAGGAGAAAGACTCTGGGCCCTACCTCTGTTCTGTGAACTTACAGGACAGTCAAGGCACTGTTCGAGGTCACAGCAGCAAAACTTTAGAACTCAATGTGCTGG ttcctccagctcctccatcCTGCCGCCTCCGGGGCGTGCCCCACGTGGGGACCAACGTGACCCTGAGCTGCCAGTCCCCAAGGAGTAAGCCTGCTGCCCAATACCAGTGGGTGCGGTCACCCCCATCCTCCCAGGTTTTCTTTGCACCTGTTTTAG ATGCCATCCATGGGTCTTTAAGCCTCAAAAACCTTTCTACTTCCATGTCTGGAGTGTATATCTGCAAGGCCCACAATGAGGTGGGCAGTGCCCAGTGCAATGTGACCCTGAAAGTGAGCACAG GGCCTGAGGCTACGGTGGTTGCTGGAGCTGTTGTGGGCACCATGGTTGGACTGGGGCTGCTGTGTGGGCTGGTCCTCTTGTACCAACGCCGGGGCAAGGCCCTAGAAGAGCCAGCCAATGATATCAA GGAGGATGCCATCGCTCCCCGGACACTGCCCTGGCCCAAGGGCTCAGACACAATCTCCAAGAATGGGACCCTTTCCTCTGTTACCTCGGCGCGAGCCCTCCGGCCACCCCAAGGCCCTCCCAGGCCTGGTGCATTGACCCCCACACCCAGCCTCTCCAGTCAGGTCCTACCCTCACCCAGGATGCCCAGGACAGATGGGGCCCACCCTCAGACAGTATCCCCCAGCCCTGGTGGAGTCTCTTCCTCTGCTCTGAGCCGAATGGGTGCTGTCCCCGTGATGGTGCCCGCCCAGAGTCAGGCTGGGTCTTTGGTGTGA